The Aedes albopictus strain Foshan chromosome 1, AalbF5, whole genome shotgun sequence genomic interval gctgttggtttttCCTTTTTCCAgcccgattgagggtccattgaGTTTCCGTTCGCtgatgggggggagggggggaatAAGCAACTgatgaaagtgccggggctgggatcgaacccatgaccatctgcttataaagCAAACATGTAACCACTTGCGCCACAAACCCCGGCATTCTTTGTGGTGTTATATCATCTGAAGAAGTGTGTCTACTGCTTCCAATTCTGTTTTTATCTTTCCATACCATACTATGCCTTTTTTGTGGAGTTGACATGTAAGGCCATCAGATCAACCGATGGTTTCACCTTTATAACCTACAATAAACCTGCTAGCCCAAAGAGTAGCAACCAACAACAGTAACGAATTATAGCCTGAGTTTGAAAGCATTCCGTTGTTGTTGTGTCCCTGCCTGCCGGAGTTTTGCTGCGCTTTTGTAACGGAGAATGGGATGCATACACACAACCCACATTCCCGTTTTGTTTGTCATTCCTAACGTCACCGCCGTCCGCCTTCAGAAGACCAGGCCCTACATGCAAAGGAAGCCACTCATCCATCTTGAAAAGCAGCGAACGACCAAGTGCACTGCTCCCAGCCAGAAGGAAGGGATACTTGGCAATCCTTCTTCCCGTCGTCGTGCTTCCCGCGCTCCACATCAATCATCCTCTTCCTCCCCTTTGTGGAATATGTACCGTCGTGCCGTGTGACAATCTGTGGTGACTTCAAATGCACATTCTGCAACGCACGGCGGGAAGGGTCGGTCGATCAGAAAGCCGGACCATCAAAATGAAGCTTGCTGTCCGGAAGTgctgcccctcccctctcccccACAATCCCTTATTATAAGCAGCGCGCCATTAATGAAGTGGACCAGCTAAATGCTTTGTGTTTGCACTTCCTCCTGTTCCTGCTCCGCCGCCCGAGTGCATTGCTCCTCCCTCGGTCTTCGGGGTTCAGGTGGCTGGAAGATCGGGGCCGCGGGACGAGGGGATAATGATGGCACTCTCCCTCGCAAAATCTCGGGCATTTCCGTGTCATGCTCAAAGAAAGTGGAAAGGATGCCAAGTTCATTTCGCTGCCGCCTCACGGCCACACCCTCCAACACCGGTTCATAGTTTGAAATTTTTCATTTGACCCTCTCCCCCTCTCCACCCATCCTTCGCCACGAACGGGCGCTCGTTGTGCAGTTTCGTATTTCGGGGCGCGCGCGATGGACGTCGTCTTCTTAGGTCTTAGCATATTTGTAAGACGATGATGCGATGGATTGTGACAGGATGGGGGTCGGAAGAGACTCCACTGGGCAACCGGCGCGCCGGGTGCTGGCGGGGAAAGCTTTATTGTGGTCTGTTCATCGCATACCGATGAATCTAGTAAAGTcgcggccaaacacagtacgattAACATTGGGCGGTTGCGTTTTAATGACGTTGTTTTAAACGCAACTCgttccaagtgttacgtctgtttcgcTGTGTGTAAACAAAGTTACCACATAAAATGATACTTgtatgtgattattgattatattGAAAACTTCCGTAGGTCGGATAATTAAATAAGAGCAACTATAGactactgcatgaaattctctccttctctttcactcatacagatattttgtaaacaacaagccaCGAAATGTcaaattcccatacaaaatcgAAACTATTCAGTGTCCTATTCTGTTcgaggggctgcaaaacggtgagtcaataaggagagcgtccaacatagctctggtcctcacaagttcctagctcgaaaatggctcttccagtcttgacaaaaatcaaatacagctatttaatcttgtccgacgtttcggtctcatttaggaccttcctcagggactcaattattgccgatttttcgtccagtgttgtttaatcgaacaatgattgtcggacggatgacaaagaccgccagctaagagttgtgtgcttagctggtagtgcagcctgggcactgttgtccttctgacttcagctaggttGAGGAGGTAcgccccgagcgtctgttcaccaaagaggtgcggctcaaacagcgtctgttctggcatccagcggctgaatatgaaacgctgtatcgcgtcagctatacctaaggtggcagccccaccaacgcgatgtaggcagcgcgaccccggtaaggtagcctgtcgaagcctttcaacactacgaaaaatgaagcaagaaatagaatatgcgaacgatactctcggaaaccgacccggcaacgaaataaggactatgattggaaactcggtacctggaacgtcaggaccttaaaGGTTCAaggacgagtgagccttttggctcgtgaattgcagaaagttggtgtgtgcgtggctgctatacaggaagtgcggtggcccaaaactggtgaacgtgaattcagggcggtggatcccgtcgccaacacatcgttcaaatataacatctaccacagcggcagcgataaagcagaacatggggtcggattcatagtgatcggaaaacagatgaagcgagctatgaggtggaagccgatcaacgagcgaATCTGCGTATTGAGGATCCAGGGCAAATTCTTTAACcacagcctgatcaatgtctatgcgcaGACAAACGAGaaaccgatgatgtgaaggatgcgttttatgaatgtattgactcttgacaagacctatggagaatgcccaaaacacgacgttaagattgtcatcggtgacgtcAATGCACAGGTCGGAAGAGAAGACTTTTTCCGttcaatcatcggtacggagagcttTCACTCCGTCACTGATGACAACGGCCAGaaattagtcaactttgctgccgccagggggatggccattaggagcacctactttgcacgcaaggatatccgcaatagactggcccaaatacaaaaatgtcgaaaatttgcacagggcaccctctagaatcgtgcctttggatgagaagaacaatctgtgaaagattcagctcaatcggttgaaaactgagctggcgcaaatgagttgaagatttgtatgggatgttcagtccaaatatatggaaaattggatcacctccagtctctcatacagctcgCCGGTTTGGTGAGTTCGAGTTGGCTcagaatagaccattcccgtcaaaactttttatgtgctctacggctttccgacaatttattgagcaaactttcccaaggaacccatatgttttgaaggctctaactattgaaaaacaatgaaaaagcTGCGAAGTAGCACTTTAGCCCTACCGTCTCCTATATTTTATTTCACCCCAAATCCCGTTAAACCCCTTTCTCCTCTATGGCTCGACCGCAGCGATGTGGTGAGTTTCTGATGCGAACTGTCAGAGGtttgttattgttatttttttgctTTCTAACCAAAAAATCCGCGTAAACAATATCTACGGTACGATTTTGTTCGTTTCATTTCGGGATCTGGCCTTTTCCGGTGCTCCATTCCGTAGTACAGTATTTTTGCAGACCTGATCCGGCTCGTTGGTGATTGCCATTTGTCATTCCGCAGGAGGACGTCGAATTGGTGCACATTAAGTGTGCCCAAGTCCATATACGGAACTTCGTTATGATGTTCGTGTTCACTTTTGAGAAATTGGGTAAGTTTACGTTCTATAGTTACCTTTTTTCTGAAGGTCCTATGACATCCGGTACTCCGAAGGTGTCCAATCACTGAACTGGGCCAACATTATGAAAATCATGACGAAAGGCCCGGATGGCTTCTTCGACAACGGTGGCTGGACGTTCTTGGATCCGGAATCGGACGGCAAAGGCAAACCCAACGACGATACCGAGGACAAAGAGGATGACGCTTACGAACCGACCAAAATTGAAGATGAATTTTATTCGGTGGAGTTCTCGGAAGCGTCCGACAGGGACGGTAGTGGCAGTGATGGTACGATGGTTGCTTTGTTGGCGTGAGAAAACAATAGGTTTTTCAAACTGCCGTTGTTATTTGTAGATTTGAAGATGGGCAAGGATTggtcagtagaataactagccacagaagttcaatgtcgggactgttcgtgtgactaacatctagtttgccacgcccttacagcgtcagcagcggtactataagtgtcaagttaattttgtttaccaaaacaaaagatcctctacaagaagGACACTTGAAAATAGTGAATTATTGTAATTAAAGTTATTGAAATAATTaattgagaaaagtgactacaacgccattagagttctagtgtatttctattgattGGTCCGATCTAGAACGAGAGGCTGCCGAGGAGGATCGcaccaatagaaatacactagaactccaatggcgctgtagtcacttttctcatttaattattttaataactttaattgcaataatttactatttttaagtgtcttcttgtagaggaccttttgttttggtaaacaaaattaacttgacacttctagtaccgctgctggcGCTGTAAGGGCgtagcaaactagatgttagtcacacgaacagtcacgaCAATGAACTTCTGTGGCTATTTATTCTACTATCGCACCGCACAACAAGGATCATTACGTGGACGGCCGGAAATCGTCAAAGAAGCGGATCCATCATAGGTGAGTAATATATGATGTCAATTGAACTATATGCTGGGTTCTTTTCGCTtgttagtttatttatttattgaagtTATTGAATGCATGCCGTCTTCAGATGCCCCATTTGCCATTTAGGTAGGTAACagacgatttttttttccgaaataacCGACAAATCGGTTGCACTGACGCTTATAAGAGcttaactgccgtgaatcgcatatgtGTCCCATTCAAGGGGGAGGTCACATCAGTAATATTGGGATTAATACGGGTTGATATGAATGATAAAATATTAATTTGTTAATATTAGTTGTAGTCATCAAGCAAGCCGTGGCTTTTGATAtacgaacaaatttgaagtttcatgGTAAACAACGGCCATGGAATCAGATAAAGTAAGTcttcttttctttttattttcaagtAGCACGTaacattgtcattttttttttctttattttaggATATCCATTCTTACTTTTGGGAGCGAATGCAAGAGGCAGTCGGCGTATTACCAAAACATCTGATGCGCATCCTGAATCTGCAAGGATACTCGTCATGCGATGCTTTGGCAGAAGTGAAGGATTCCGACGTTACCCAAATCCAAAGCGATATGAGGCTGCTTGCTCCGGTAAAAAAAGCGTGTCTTGGGACGGACGAAATGCGAAATCTGTACGGACAATTTGCGACGTCTCCAGAAtcgtttatttttttaaatggcgAAAGGAAAGCAATTTTAAAAATTGCAGAAGTTGTGCGGAAGTATGGCATTCATCACTTCCTACCTGGAACCAGTGGTAAGGCATGCACAGATTTTAGACCATCAGCAAAAAGCAGTGACCTGGCCGATGTATTGCTccgaaaaataaaaacatattatgAATCCAGGTGAGTCCTATTAAGCATATGTAACTTTGAATGCTGAATCTATCTCATTTGTTCTCAGACGTGTGGACACCATCGACTTCGCATGCTTTTTTGCAAAGCTGGACGGCTTGACAGCTACCGTGAGCATACAAGAAGATGGATCGGCGATCGGCATGGTCACTTGCAAAATGTGTAAACCAGAGAAAACCGTCAAGCTGAAGAAAACCCCAATGGGAACATGGTTGCTTGGAAATTTTGTAAAACATAGTTCCCAATACCACTACTGCGTTCGAAATTCGAAACCGAACATGAAAAGAAATTCAGCAGAGATCGTGACCTCTactccaaagaaaaaaaataaggaacCGAGTTTGATGGAAACTGATGCGTCGACAATATCAGAGAGCAACACTACTAATATGAGCGAATCACATCTTTTCTTGGATTCGGCTGAAGCCAGAGATGAAACAGATGCAGAATGCAATGAAATCTGCAATAGCTGTTGGGAAGGTgataatatttgatttaatttgcCATTTATTTGTTCTATTATATAATAAACGTCTCCATTACCATTGCTGTTATAAAATTGCATTTAATGTTAATATCTACATTAAACGTGAAATATTTTCCAGATTACTCAAGCCAAGAAAGAACATTGTCTACAAACCGTATATCAATTCATCTCAATCTTTCCATGGATGGGCCGTGCCTTGAAAATTCTGAATTGAGTGGCTTTTGTGAAGGTGATTATGTTCGAATTACTGTGCTGTTTATCTATATCTTGGATGTTCCTTAATGAAAATAATACTTGAAGGCAAACTTACAAATTTTTATCAGATTTTTCTTCGACTTTTAAGTGTTACTTTATTGTGGCACATTTTGAGAGCAGTTTGGACGACTGATTGTGTAAATTCAAACTTTAACTTCAGATCACTCAAGCGAAGAAAGAACATCAACGAAAAACCGTTCCTCAGATGATCTTGGCCTTGCTCCAGGTGCTCCAGGTCTTGGTGGTTCAATTCGACCTAGTTCCTCCGAAGGTGATAACATAATTTTataaatttaaattaattttctTAGAATAGTTTTCTATTTATTTGTTTTAGAGATCTATACTCGAGATTagagaacagttttttttaatgttaatTAAAATGATATATTATTTCATTAAACTTCAGATAACTCAAGCCAAGAAAAAACATCACAAGTAAATCGCCTTGTAAATCGCTCACCAAACACTCTCGGTATTGCTCAAAGAGGTCAGGCGCTTGTTTATTTATCTAAGTACGTGTTTTATAAGAATACATTTAACTTCAGATCATTCAAGCCCTCGCCTAAGCCAAGGAAGACCATCGCCTGCAAATCTTGTGTCAAATGCTCTGGGAGGCTCAGTCGTTGATAGTTTGGCATGCAATCATATTTGTGAAGGTGATAATATTATTTGTTGAATGTTTTACAACATATTTTAATTATTGTATGAAACGTTGAATACAATTTTTAGGTTGTTCAAGACAATCATTGGCAAATTGCTCAACCAGTACTCAGAACGCCCCCGTTCTTGAATCACTGATCAATATTCATAATAAATCGAAGGATATCAAGCCTCAGGCACGTAGATTCACAAATTCAGACAAGGATATTGGTACTTACGAATTTCTAGCGGCAGGCAAAAGTCATTTCACTTATCATGGTAGAAATTCAACAATAATGAGTGTAAAAACAATCCAGCGACATTTGAAGCAGAATACTAAAAACGTAGTGGAAGGATCTGTAGATGTGTTCGGTTTGAAAAAGTATTTGATCGACAATGAGTTTCCACTTGCGGTTTGCCTGTGTGAAGATGGAACAAGAATCACTGCCGGAGTTCAATACGATTACACCACTGATTCATTGCGAGGGCTGGTAGCTCCGCTGAATGAAAATGGTTTACCACAAACGGGTTTATTCACGGCCTCTAGTCCTTACAAGATTGCACAAATGATCAAAGATTACCCTACCGGAAACCATGTGTATGTTCAAATGGCTCTACCATTAGCAGCCGGTGCAGCTCCTTTCGTTCTATATCATGCCTGTTCGGATAACAAGTTCGATGCCACGGATGTCCTAAACCGATGGAGATACACCGAAATGGTTTTGAGGGAGCAGGGAATAAACGTGGTTGCAAATGCTTCAGATGGCGATCCTAGACTGATGAAGGCAATGAAGGAACGTTCTTGCCTGAGAAACAATTACAGTAAATCTACTTGGGGCTGGTGGTACTCGATTGAAGATGAAAACAATTCTGTATTGAACGTACAAGATATGATTCACGGCATCAATAAGATCCGAAACCGCTTAATGCGTGGTGATCTTAAAATAGGTATATGAGTTTAGTCAACGTTTAATTTTTGGTCaacattattatttttatattcTAGGAAAGTTCAAAGTATCGACATCCCACCTCAAAgaactaattcaaaaccatagTAAAGACAAGCATCGTCTCTCAATGAGCGACATTGATTTGAAAGACAAAATGAAGTTCGGACCAAGTCTGAAAATGATTGACAAAGACATGATAAATTATTTAAAACAACACGTACGACAAAGCAGTGGCACGGTATTACTGTTAAATGTGATGCGGCTAATGCACAACTCTTTTGTTGATGAGAATTTTGTTCCGCTCGATCGCGTTCATGATGTATGGTAGGTAGAAATGTTGTTCATGTTAGCAATATACACGTATCTGTATAAAAGTTAAAAACTGTTATTCAGTTACATATGTTATTAGCAATATTACGTCGAATTTTTTGTCGACAAAGTTTTGTATTATCCACAGTATATATTTTCTAACAGGACTGCAAATTTCATAATTCGAGCGTGGAGGAACTGGTGCAAACGTCGGCACGGAAACCTGAAAAGCTGCATAACGACAAACGCGTATATGTCATTAGAATTAAATGCTCATGCTCTGTTGGCATTCATGAAATATTGTATTGACAATAACACTCCTGAACAATTTCTGATATCTTGTCTATCCAGCCAACCATGCGAAGACCTCTTTAGACAACTAAGGTCAATGGCGCCGGTTGAACAGACTATTGTGAACTTTAACATaaaggaactctcggagaaacTGAAACGACTGCAAATGAAAACGAATATTATGTACAGGCACAGTAACTCGATAAATTTTCCAGCAATGGCTCGTCATCATGGCCCGCGAGTACCGGTAGTCTCTTTGCCAACTATCGAAGAAATCAAGAACACAGTTAAAAAGGCGATGGATTCTGCTCGATCAGAGTTGTTATCGGTTGGCATTGAAGGTGAcgaagtcaattttcaaccgtcgATAAATGTTCAATCTGGTAAAGGATACTATGAATTCGAATGCAATGAGGATTCGGATAGTGATGAAGAAACTGGCGGTAACGTGGACGTGGAATTTGTCACAATTGATGAGATGGAAAGTGATGATGGAGACGAAGCATTTATAAACGAAGTCAACGAAATCGACGTACGGAATGAGATGGAGGAGGTACTGGAAACTGTCACAAACCGtacagaaatcaatgaagaagttTTTGATGCTGATACTATTTTCCCCAATTTTGAAGGAAAATTGAACCTTAAAAGCACCACAGTTGGGAACAAACATACCTTCAAAATAGCTGATTCATCTGGAGCAATCAAAAACATCAAAAAGTCAACACTTATTTGGATGATGACGGAAGGGCAATATCGTTTATCTTCCGATAGAATTAGAAGATTTGCTCAGCGAGAACGGAGCcattgaattttaataaaaatcaTTGATTTGTTTAATTAAAAACATGTGTCTTATTCGAAATAATCGTTTGGCTTAAGATTGATTTACTTCGGAACCGAGCGAGTAAACTAAAGGATTACTATTCTAATTATCACCAGTT includes:
- the LOC134288189 gene encoding FACT complex subunit spt16-like; its protein translation is MMFVFTFEKLGVQSLNWANIMKIMTKGPDGFFDNGGWTFLDPESDGKGKPNDDTEDKEDDAYEPTKIEDEFYSVEFSEASDRDGSGSDDLKMGKDWSVE
- the LOC134291845 gene encoding uncharacterized protein LOC134291845; translation: MSVKTIQRHLKQNTKNVVEGSVDVFGLKKYLIDNEFPLAVCLCEDGTRITAGVQYDYTTDSLRGLVAPLNENGLPQTGLFTASSPYKIAQMIKDYPTGNHVYVQMALPLAAGAAPFVLYHACSDNKFDATDVLNRWRYTEMVLREQGINVVANASDGDPRLMKAMKERSCLRNNYSKSTWGWWYSIEDENNSVLNVQDMIHGINKIRNRLMRGDLKIGKFKVSTSHLKELIQNHSKDKHRLSMSDIDLKDKMKFGPSLKMIDKDMINYLKQHVRQSSGTVLLLNVMRLMHNSFVDENFVPLDRVHDVW